CCCAGGCGAACCTCGCCCTCGGTCGGCGATTCGAGACCGGCGATGGTGCGGAACAGCGTCGTCTTGCCGCATCCGGAGGGGCCGACGATGCAGACGAACTCGCCGTCTTCGACGGCGAAATCGACGTCGGAGAGCGCTCGTACCGTCTGTCGGTCCGACTCGTACGTCTTGCCGACGCCGTCGACGACGACTTTCTCTACGCCCGCCACACGAGGACCCTCCGTTCGACGCGGCGGAACAGACCGTCGCTCACGAGGAAGACGAGGCTTATGACCACCATGTACGCCACGCTCACGTCCGTCGAGAGGTTCTGCGCGGCGTTGATTATCTGAAAGCCCACGCCGGGCGCGCCGAACAGTTCGGCGGCCACGACTATCATCCAACACTGGCCGATACTCGTCCGGAGACCCGTCATGATGGACGGACTCGCCGCGGGGACGACGACCTTCCGAATCATCGTCACGTCGTCGTCCACGCCGAGACTCGCGGCCACCTCTCTCAGGTCCGCGGAGACGCCTTCGACGCCGGCGTAGGCGTTGTAGAAGTTGATCCAGAACGCGCCGATGCCGACGATGAACGCCGCGCCGCCGTGGCCGATACCGATCCAGACGATGGCGAACACGATCCACGCCAGCGGCGGAATCGGTCGAAGGAAGCGCGTCACGGGGGTCAGCGCGGCGTCGAGCGACTCGTTCCACCCCATCGCCACCCCGAGAGCGATGCCGAGGAGGCTCCCGACGACGAGGCCGGGGACGTAGTGCATGAGGCTCTGGAGGAGATTGGCGAGGAGTCGCGTCGCCG
This genomic window from Halopelagius inordinatus contains:
- a CDS encoding ABC transporter permease, whose product is MSIETNTDSEAASRSEFGFDDVDVRSLVLGTVGTAAFLLAWQAAAMAVGRTYLLPSPVEVATAFVVELVAPTTVAVPFTAVEIPATRLLANLLQSLMHYVPGLVVGSLLGIALGVAMGWNESLDAALTPVTRFLRPIPPLAWIVFAIVWIGIGHGGAAFIVGIGAFWINFYNAYAGVEGVSADLREVAASLGVDDDVTMIRKVVVPAASPSIMTGLRTSIGQCWMIVVAAELFGAPGVGFQIINAAQNLSTDVSVAYMVVISLVFLVSDGLFRRVERRVLVWRA